A window of Pseudomonas mucidolens contains these coding sequences:
- a CDS encoding efflux transporter outer membrane subunit, which yields MPRRISRELKTLSVWTLSLAISGCIANAGIAPQGQALNADHLVTDDAIRSAAQDAHWPTAQWWRAYGDPQLNRWVDLATHDSPSMAMAAARVREARAMAGIAESAEALQITSDTSLKRHNWPEDQFYGPGALSDASTWDNHASLGLSYALDLWGRERNASERAVDLAHMRAAEARQARLELQNNVVRAYIQLSLHYANRDIVAATLAQQQQILDLANQRLNAGIGTHLDVSQAETPLPETHRQLDALDEEIALSRNQLAALAGKGPGTGAHLQRPSLSLGAPLKLPSNLPAQLLGQRPDVVASRWQVAAQARGIDVAHAGFYPNVDLVGGLGYVATGGGMLAFLAGKKFNYNVGPAITLPIFDGGRLRGQLGEASAGYDIAVAHYNQTLVNALNGISDQLIRRESMLKQQGFAAQSVASAQKTYDIAMIAYQRGLTDYLNVLNAQTLLFRQQQIQQQVQAARLSAHAQLVTALGGGLGAGDDVPAPDKTLPSKTPAAFAVFDH from the coding sequence GTGCCGCGTCGCATCAGCAGAGAGCTGAAGACTCTCAGTGTTTGGACCTTATCGCTAGCCATCAGCGGCTGCATCGCAAACGCAGGAATTGCCCCTCAGGGCCAGGCTCTGAACGCCGACCACCTGGTCACCGACGACGCCATCCGGAGCGCCGCGCAGGACGCCCATTGGCCCACCGCCCAATGGTGGCGAGCCTACGGCGATCCGCAACTCAACCGTTGGGTCGACCTCGCTACACACGACAGTCCGAGCATGGCGATGGCCGCGGCGCGTGTACGTGAGGCGCGGGCGATGGCCGGGATTGCCGAGTCGGCCGAGGCGTTGCAAATCACCAGCGACACCAGCCTCAAACGCCATAACTGGCCTGAGGATCAGTTCTACGGACCCGGCGCGCTAAGTGATGCGAGCACCTGGGACAACCACGCCTCCCTGGGCCTGAGCTACGCACTCGATCTTTGGGGCCGCGAGCGTAACGCCAGCGAGCGCGCGGTTGACCTGGCGCATATGCGCGCCGCCGAAGCACGCCAGGCCCGGCTCGAATTGCAGAACAACGTGGTGCGTGCGTACATCCAACTGTCGTTGCATTACGCCAATCGCGATATTGTCGCTGCCACCTTGGCCCAGCAACAGCAGATCCTCGACCTGGCCAACCAGCGCCTGAATGCGGGCATTGGCACGCACTTGGATGTCAGCCAGGCCGAAACCCCGTTGCCTGAAACCCACCGCCAATTGGACGCCCTGGACGAAGAAATTGCCCTGAGCCGTAATCAACTGGCGGCGTTGGCCGGCAAAGGCCCGGGGACCGGCGCGCACCTGCAACGCCCCAGCCTGTCCCTTGGCGCACCGCTGAAACTGCCGTCCAACCTGCCCGCGCAGTTGCTCGGCCAGCGCCCGGACGTGGTTGCCAGCCGTTGGCAAGTCGCGGCGCAAGCGCGGGGTATCGATGTCGCTCACGCCGGTTTCTATCCCAACGTCGATCTCGTCGGCGGCCTCGGTTACGTGGCCACCGGCGGCGGCATGCTGGCGTTTCTGGCCGGCAAGAAATTCAACTACAACGTCGGTCCGGCGATCACTTTGCCGATCTTCGACGGCGGTCGTTTGCGTGGGCAATTGGGTGAAGCCAGCGCCGGCTATGACATCGCTGTCGCGCATTACAACCAAACGTTGGTCAACGCTCTCAACGGCATCTCCGACCAGTTGATCCGCCGCGAATCCATGCTCAAGCAACAAGGCTTCGCCGCGCAGTCGGTGGCTTCAGCACAGAAAACCTACGACATCGCCATGATCGCCTACCAGCGCGGCCTCACCGACTACCTCAATGTACTCAATGCCCAGACCTTGCTGTTCCGCCAACAGCAGATCCAGCAACAGGTCCAGGCCGCACGTTTGAGTGCCCATGCCCAATTGGTCACCGCGCTGGGCGGGGGCCTGGGGGCCGGGGACGACGTTCCGGCTCCCGACAAAACCCTACCGAGCAAGACCCCGGCGGCATTCGCCGTGTTTGATCACTGA
- a CDS encoding FUSC family protein, with translation MTPLPAPLRWLHSLEWRRGFFDWARSDGVTWVYICKVLIAAFLTLWLAMRLELPQPRTAMITVFIVMQPQSGQVFAKSFYRLLGTLAGSVVMVLLIALFAQNTELFLGSLAIWVGLCSAGAARYRNFRAYGFVLAGYTAAMVGLPALAHPEGAFMAAVWRVLEISLGILCATLVSAAILPQTASAAMRNALYQRFGVFALFVTDGLRGRSQRDGFERSNVRFIAEAVGLEGLRSVTVFEDPHMRRRNGRLSRLNSEFMGVTTRFNALHQLLQRLRTDAADHVVGAIKPGLRDLAEVLDEFSGRALTSPDAARLVMQLSAYKDGLPAKVRSLRATFQEGNPSEAEQLDFHTAYELLYRFVDDLHNYAQTHASLAEHRHVREQWDDTFIPKTNWLACAASGIRASFILIVLGSYWVATAWPSGATMTLIAAATVGLSAATPNPKRMAFQMACGTLIGALVGFVEMFFVFPWIDGFPLLCVMLAPVIVFGAFLSSRAQYAGVGLGLLIFFSTGSVPDNLTIYNPYSFINDYIAMILGMLVCAAAGAIILPPNSPWLWRRLERDLREQVVYAISGKLKGLASSFESRTRDLLHQAYGLAAGQPLVQRHLLHWMLVVLEVGHAIIELRKEQAILPVHPAYAESQPWRQAIRVMGRSLVRLFLQPGQSNLERALVAVDHAISRVQATDEPFAPHFDTSALRRVKSYLHFIRTSLLDPQSPLAAYKLEGSTDAS, from the coding sequence ATGACTCCCTTGCCTGCACCGCTGCGTTGGCTGCATTCCCTGGAATGGCGGCGTGGTTTTTTCGACTGGGCACGCAGCGATGGCGTGACTTGGGTCTACATCTGCAAAGTGCTGATCGCGGCGTTCCTGACCTTATGGCTGGCGATGCGCCTGGAGCTGCCGCAACCACGTACCGCGATGATCACCGTGTTTATTGTGATGCAGCCTCAGAGCGGTCAGGTGTTTGCCAAGAGCTTTTATCGTTTGCTCGGTACCCTCGCGGGATCGGTGGTGATGGTGCTGTTGATCGCCTTGTTCGCGCAAAACACCGAGTTGTTCCTCGGCTCATTGGCGATCTGGGTCGGCCTCTGTTCGGCGGGCGCGGCGCGTTATCGTAATTTTCGTGCCTACGGTTTTGTGCTGGCCGGCTACACCGCGGCCATGGTCGGCTTGCCGGCCCTGGCCCATCCCGAGGGTGCGTTTATGGCGGCGGTGTGGCGCGTACTGGAAATCTCCCTGGGGATTCTCTGCGCGACCCTGGTCAGCGCCGCGATCCTGCCGCAAACCGCCAGCGCCGCCATGCGCAACGCCTTGTACCAGCGCTTCGGGGTGTTCGCGCTGTTTGTCACCGACGGTCTGCGTGGACGAAGTCAGCGCGATGGTTTTGAACGCAGCAACGTGCGCTTTATCGCCGAGGCCGTGGGGCTGGAAGGGCTGCGCAGCGTTACGGTGTTTGAAGACCCGCACATGCGTCGGCGCAATGGTCGTCTCAGTCGCCTGAACAGCGAATTCATGGGCGTCACCACGCGCTTCAACGCGTTGCATCAGTTGCTTCAGCGGCTGCGCACGGACGCGGCGGACCACGTCGTCGGCGCGATCAAACCCGGCCTGCGAGACCTCGCCGAAGTGCTCGACGAATTCTCCGGTCGGGCCCTCACCAGCCCCGATGCGGCACGCCTGGTGATGCAACTGAGCGCCTACAAGGACGGCTTGCCCGCCAAGGTGCGCAGCCTGCGCGCGACCTTCCAGGAGGGCAACCCGAGCGAAGCCGAGCAGTTGGATTTTCATACCGCCTACGAGCTGCTTTACCGCTTCGTCGACGATCTGCACAACTATGCACAGACCCACGCTTCCTTGGCCGAACACCGCCATGTGCGTGAGCAATGGGACGATACCTTTATCCCGAAAACCAACTGGCTGGCGTGCGCCGCCTCGGGTATTCGCGCGTCGTTCATCCTGATCGTGCTCGGCAGTTACTGGGTGGCGACCGCCTGGCCCAGCGGTGCGACCATGACCCTGATCGCCGCCGCCACCGTCGGCCTTTCCGCCGCCACGCCCAACCCGAAACGCATGGCCTTCCAGATGGCCTGCGGCACCTTGATTGGCGCCTTGGTGGGGTTTGTCGAAATGTTTTTCGTGTTCCCTTGGATCGACGGTTTCCCCCTGCTGTGTGTGATGCTCGCCCCGGTGATTGTGTTCGGCGCCTTCCTCTCGTCACGAGCGCAATACGCCGGTGTCGGCCTGGGTTTGCTGATTTTCTTCAGCACCGGCTCGGTGCCGGACAACCTGACGATCTACAACCCCTACAGCTTTATCAATGACTACATCGCGATGATCCTCGGCATGCTGGTGTGTGCCGCCGCGGGTGCGATCATCCTGCCGCCCAACAGTCCGTGGCTGTGGCGCCGCCTGGAGCGCGACCTGCGCGAGCAAGTGGTCTACGCCATCAGCGGCAAGCTCAAGGGCCTGGCATCGAGTTTCGAAAGCCGCACCCGCGATCTGCTGCACCAGGCCTATGGCTTGGCGGCCGGCCAGCCGTTGGTGCAGCGCCACTTGCTGCACTGGATGTTGGTGGTGCTGGAGGTCGGCCACGCAATCATTGAACTGCGCAAGGAGCAGGCGATCCTGCCGGTGCATCCGGCCTACGCTGAGTCCCAGCCCTGGCGCCAGGCGATCCGCGTGATGGGCCGCTCGCTGGTGCGCCTGTTCCTGCAACCCGGCCAGAGCAATCTTGAGCGCGCGCTGGTGGCGGTCGATCACGCCATCAGTCGTGTGCAGGCCACCGACGAACCTTTCGCCCCGCACTTCGATACGTCGGCCCTGCGCCGGGTGAAAAGCTACCTGCACTTTATCCGCACGTCCTTGCTGGACCCGCAATCGCCGCTGGCGGCTTATAAGCTTGAAGGATCCACCGATGCCTCGTGA
- a CDS encoding DUF1656 domain-containing protein: MPREIAFHGIYMPSMSLMFLIAAGLAWALDRFLAGFDLYRFFWHPALLRLSLFVCLFGALSLTVYR; encoded by the coding sequence ATGCCTCGTGAAATCGCGTTCCATGGCATTTACATGCCGAGCATGAGCCTGATGTTTTTGATCGCGGCAGGGCTCGCCTGGGCGCTGGATCGTTTCCTGGCGGGTTTTGACCTGTACCGTTTTTTCTGGCACCCGGCGTTGCTGCGCCTGAGCCTGTTCGTTTGCCTGTTCGGCGCCTTGTCGCTGACCGTCTACCGTTGA